The genomic window CCTCCCGGCCGCCAGGGGTCGCACTGCAGGCGCTGGGCGGGCGCGGCGGGGTCacggccggggtgggggtgtggggggggccGCGGAGAAAGCGGGGCGCGCGGACGAGCCCGGCGCGGCGCCCCCGCCGCCTGTCCCTCCGCCCGCCGCCCGGCGGGGAGCGCGCTGAGCCGGGCGCCATGTCCGGGGCCGGGtagcccgccgcccgccgcccgcctccGAGCCGCCCGCCCGCGGGCCGGGGGCCGGGGAGCCGCGGGCCGGCAGGTAgggccgggcggggggcggggggcggggaggggtgcgggcggggcggcgggcggggcggcgggcggcgcaGCTGGTTCCGCTTCCTCCGTAGCGGGGAAGTGAAAGCGCGGGGAGCCCGCCGGGCAGGGGCGGGCGCGCAGGTGTGCAGCGGGCGGAGGGCGCCCCCCGgcccgccgccccctcccccaccacgtCCGCGGCTCTCGGGCCGGGACCCGCCGCGTGTGGCCGcgctgggcgggggggggtgaGGGCCCGGGGGGGGGCCGGGGAGGCGGAGGGCAGCTGTGGGCCCGCCCGGCGGTCCCCCAGCCGCACGCCCCGGGGCCGACTTCCGCCCGCGCAGCTTCCCCTCGCGGGTTTCGGGAagtgccctcccttcccctcccgaGCGCCCCGTGCCTCCGGCCCTGCGCTGCAGCCTCCCGCCGAGCTGCTCCCCAGCTTGGCGCGCCCGGGCTCTGGGGACCCCCCCGGGACCCCGCGCTCTCGGGTTGGGCCATGGCGGCAGGTGAGGACACAGTTCGCGGAGGCCCGTGGGGCGCCCGGCTCCCTCCCTGCGCCCTGCGAACGAGGGCGGATGGCCGGACTGCCTCCCGCGGCGGCTTCGACCTAACTTCAGGATCCTGGAGGTGGGAGGGCGCTGGGCTTTTTGTCGGGTTAGTGGACAGGGGAGGAATAAGGACACTTGAGTCTGGGGAAGAGACCTGAAAACTTGGGTCTTGGGGGCCTTCCTGGGAACCCGTGGGGTCCTCCTGAAAACCCAGAGGTGCGCTCTTTAAGAACCTTAGCCGGACGGAGAGGTTCTGATGATGTCATCAGTAGAGTGGGAAGGTCAGAAACCCTTCAAACAGACTGTCAGGTTGGCATGATGTCACTGCAGGCCATTACAGAGAAGACTGTGGTCCCCGCCGCCAGGAGTGAGGCTGGGTGGGCCCTTTAAAGGGATTAGGGGAGCCATGTGGGGGTCAGAGCCCAGGGCAGCTGTGGGCATTGCAGCGGAGCTGGGCTTGGGCCAGTGCCACCCGGAGGGAGGGTCCTGGCCTCCTTAATTGCCTGATGATGTCACAGGCGGGATAGCTCAGGGTTGGCTGACCACCACTGACCCTTCCCTCCCCTTGGAAGGactgaggagaggagggagcagaaggtgGCCCCTTGGTCGCCTCCCTTGCTTCTTCACATCTCCTCCCCCCCACCGTTCCAGATGCCGTGAGTGAGGGGGGGGCCATGGCGGAAGAGCGGCCCCCCCGGCTGGTGGATTACTTCGTGGTAGCTGGGCTTGCAGGGAACGGAGCACCCATCCCGGAGGAGACTTGTGTCCCCGAATCTAGTGGGCCCCTGCGTGCTCCCCGGCCAGCAGATCCCATCACGGACGTGGCAGTCATTGCCAGGGCGCTGGGCGAGGAGGTGCCACAGGGCTACACCTGCATCCAGGCCTCGGCTGGGGGCCACCCCTTGGAACTCAGTGCTGGCCTCCTGGGGGGAACTCAGCCCGTCATCTGCTACCGCAGGGGCCGTGACAAGCCCCCCCTCGTTGAGCTGGGGTGTGTGTCCCTCCTGTGTGGGCaccaggggaggtggggagaggcaggggctggggtgcGGGCAGGAAGAGAGCAGGCCGAAGACAGGGAGCAGGGGTAGGTGGATGCACCCGGTCCATACATGGAGTCGGGCTGTGGACTAGTGTGGCTGCTGGCTAGCTGTGGGATCCGGGGCCGGGTCTTGAGCCcctctggggaagggaaggaacacTGCCCCACAGGGTGGTTGAGAAGTTTGAAGGAGGCTATCCGCACGTGGGACTTGGCTCGGAGTCTGTAAGTGGAAGCTTTTCCTCTCGGCGTTTACGAATGAGTAGGAGGAGAGCCACGGAAGGCTGGAGAAGGGGTtactgaaggagaagcagagctgAGCTTAGAAGAGGATGGACAGGGTTCTGGAGGGCAGAGCCCTGCAGGAAGTGGGCCCTGGTGCCCGGTTTGATAGGGCCGAGGGTACAAGGCTGGTGGGTAGGACTAGTTGGGCAGATCGGGCAGGATTGGGGTCTTTCTCCTCTGCCCTGAGACCTTGACGTCTGTGCCTGCTCTCTGTGTCCAGGGTCCTGTATGAAGGGAAGGAACGACCCAAGCCTGGCTTCCAGGTGCTGGACACGACCCCGTATAGCCACTCGGCCAACCTGGCCCCTCCCGGCCCTGGGCACCCCCGCACCTACCTCACTTGCCGGCGGGCAGCAGAGGGGGCGGGGCTCCATGCTCTGGGCATCACTGACCTGTGCCTGGTGCTGCCCAGCAGGGGCGAGGGCACACCTCATACGTACTGCCGACTGGCCCGCAGCCTCAACCCTGGCATGGTGAGCAGGGCCCTGGGGCCGGGAGCGGAGGCCTGCACGGTGCTGGTGTGGGGCTTGGGCACGGGGCACAGTGGGCACTTGCCACTGGGGCCTCTGATGCCCAGGGTGGGCCCGGAGGACTGGCTCTAGTCTTGGGAGACCAGGATTGTTGGGAggtttttccttgaaaattttatttatttattggggcgggGAGATGcaagagagggaggaacagaggaagaggggagaatttCCAGCAGGCGccatgcccagcccagagcccgatatggggcttgatctcttgaccttgagatcaggacctgagccaaaaccaagagtcggatgctcagccagctgaggcacccagatgtcccaggatTATTGGGAGTTTTAAAGACAAAAGACCCCCACAATGTAGgtgggctcagtcaattaagcgtctgacttgatctcagggtcgtgagtccAGCTCTGTATTTTTGGGCTCTACacggggcatggagcctacttaaaaaatttttaatttttaagtaaaattcaaAAGACGACAAAGGAAGGGTAGAGGAGACGACGCCCAGAAATCTTTGTCAGCTGTGTGTCTGTCTTGTCATTTCTGGGGCAGTGGGGCCCAGCGGTGTACCTGTGCTACAAGGTGGGCCTGGCCAAGGCCAACACACTGGTATACGAGGCAGGTGAGTGGCCCCTGTGTCCCTCCAAGCCTTTGGTCCTTAATGTCCCCCTCTCCTGGGGGGGTACCCTCAGTGTGCCCAGAACCCACTTCCCTGTTGCCACTCGGCCCTTCTCTGGCATCCCCGGATCCCTCCCCTGAGTCTGATCGACCCTCCTCCTTTCGGTCCGTCCCCACACCCCTCTGCTGGGGGTGCAGAGCTGCTGGGTCGCTACCCAGAGGAGGACAACGAGGCGTTCCCACTGCCCGAGTCTGTGCCCGTCTTCTGCCTGCCCATGGGAGCCACTGTTGAGTGCTGGCCTGCCCAGACCAAGTACCCCGTGCCCGTCTTCTCCACCTTCGTGCTCACGGGCGCGGCGGGTGACAAGGTGCGTGTGCAGAGTGTGCTGAGGGGTCCCGGCCCCGTCGAGCCCGCCTCACGGCTTCTCTTCCCCGCCCCGCCTCATCCCCAGGTGTACGGCGCCGCCCTGCAGTTCTACGAGGCCTTCCCGAGGGCCAGGCTGTCGGAGCGGCAGGCGCGGGCTCTGGGCCTGCTGAGTGCTGTGGAGCGGGGCCGGCCGCTGGGGGGCCGGGCGGTGCGCAGCCGCCGCGCCATCGCGGTGCTGTCGCGCTGGCCCGCCTTCCCCGCCTTCCGCGCCTTCCTCACCTTCCTCTACCGCTACTCCGTCTCGGGCCCCCACCGCCTGCCCCTGGAAGCGTGAGCACAGCGGCCAGGCTGCTGGGAGGCGGTCGAGAGGGAGGGCTGGCGGGCccggggcagtgggagagggtgggtgggagctCCGGCCCGGGTGCACCGCAGTGCAGACTGGGTTGTGGGTTTgtgcagggtggggaaggaggaggccaCTGCCTGAGGGGTGAGCGAGGCCTGAAATCAGGAGGGACTGTGCTCCGAGCTAGGGGGTGTGAGGTTCTCATGGGCGAagcgggtggggcggggggaggccaGGGAGAGAGAACTGGGGAGTCTGCCCCTGACCCGCAGCCCTCTCTTCCCCAGGCACATCTCTCACTTCATTCACAACgtgcccttcccttccccacagaGACCCCGCATCCTGGTGCAGGTGTGAGCCTAGGCCCGGcggggggaggaaggaggtgggggcctTCCTCCTTCTGAcctgctgctcctctgcctcCCAGATGTCTCCCTATGACAACCTGCGCCTCTGCCAGCCGGTatcctcacccctgcccctcaGGTATGTGCCCCGGGGGAGGGTGCTGTGATGACCAAGGACCTGGTAGGTGCCAGGCAGGTGGGCACAGGCCAGGCCCCAGTGGCCTCTGCGCCTGGTGTCTGGGGAGGGGTCTCCAGGGCCCCTGGTAACCCCCCTCCTGGCACCCCCGCAGCGGTGCAAGCTTCCTGCAGCTGCTGCAAAGCCTGGGCCCTGAGCTGGCCATCACGCTGCTGCTGGCCGTGCTCACAGAGCACAAGCTCCTGGTCCATTCACTGCGGCCAGACCTGCTCACCAGCGTCTGCGAGGCCCTGGTCTCCGTGAGTGCCACCCCATCGGGCCCTCCCTCCTCGGGAGGTTCCCACCTGTGCATCACCCCAATCACTCCTGACCCGACTCTACTTCCTCTTGCTTCCTCGGGGGCATGGGTGGGGGTGTCCCTTGGCCTCCTCCTTGGGCACAGTCTCCATTCAGCAGGAGTCTGGGGCTGTTCTCCAATCCCCACCCTGGCCCgtgccccacctccctcctgcgCCCCCTCAGCCACCCCAGGCCCCTGCTCACTGGTCTCCCTTCCCTGGTGCCCCAGATGACCTTCCCACTGCACTGGCAGTGCCCCTACATCCCGCTGTGCCCGCTGGTGCTGGCAGATGTGCTGAGCGCCCCGGTGCCCTTCATCGTGGGGATCCACTCTAGCTACTTCGATCTGCATGACCCACCTGCTGATGTCATCTGTGTCGATCTTGACACCAACACGCTCTTCCAGTAAGAGGGCCGGGCCTCCCTCAGGGCTGGTGTGAGCCACGCCACATGCACACAGAACCTTCGGCGAGCCCCAGGGAGGCTGGCGAGCAGCCCCGCAGCCCCACagccccttcttctctctgcgtATCTCACAGGACCGAGGAGAAGAAGCCCCTGTCCCCTCGGACCCTGCCCCGCAAGCCCTACAAGGTTCTGCTGGCCACCCTGACAAGCCTGTACCAGCAGCTGGACCAGAGTGAGAGCCCTGGGCTAGGGTGGGGACTGGAAACTGGTACTGACCTTGAGCCCCAGATAGGGAGGCCTGGGGAGAGCTAGACCTTCCTTGAGGAGCTTAGAGGTATTAGGGTTTCCCCGGGAGCGCTGCGTGCGCAGGGGTGGAGGTCAAACAGGCCACTGGGGTGGCTTGAAACCGTTCCCCACTGGCGATGCTGCGGTCAGTACCAGCCAGGGGGTGCCAGAGTCGGCCCTGACCCCAGCTGCCCTGGTCCCCAGCATACACTGGGCCTGAGGAGGAGGCGTCCTTGGAGTTCCTGCTGACGGACTATGAGGCGGTGTGCGGGCGCCGGGCACGGCTGGAGCGTGAGGTCCAGGGAGCCTTCCTCCGCTTCATGGCCTGTCTGCTCAAGGGCTACCGGGACTTCCTGCGCCCGCTCACCCAGGCCCCCTCCGAGGGGGCTCGGGATGTCGACAACCTCTTCTTCCTGCAGGGTAGGGAGGCCTGTCTCTGCGTGGGGagctggcgggggaggggtgctgggctctgggcagcGGGCGCAATGGGCAGCGTTAGAGGCACCGGCCGCATGCTTGCCTCTGGGCTTGGAGTTGGGGCGCCGAGATACACCAGCACTGGCCTGCCCTCTGGGGGCCCAGGGCTTGGAGTGCAGTGCCCCTGGGGCCAAGCTCTCCCTGGGGACCTGACCTCAGGGACCCTGGTCTGAGGCACTGGGTGCAGACGGATGGAAGGGTGGGCCCCGCGGGACTGGTGCTCTGTAACCGCGGGCGTCCTGCCTAAGGAGCCCAAGAGAGGCCGGTGGGCTGTGGCCCCGATGGGGCCTGCTGACCCCCGCgacgcccccgccccccccaggcTTCCTCAGATCCCGGGAGCGCTCCAGCCACAAGCTGTACTGTCAGCTGCTGCGCACACAGATGTTCTCGCAGTTCATCGAGGAGTGCTCCTTCGGCTCCGCTCGGCACGCTGCCCTCGAGTTCTTCGACTCCTGCGTCGACAAGGTATTGGGCGCCGTCCGCCCTGCGTGCACCCTGCTGCTGCTCCGAGCACTGGACCCCTGGCCCGCACCGGGTGCCCCCCGCTGCAGTTACACGGTGCACACAGCTGGCTTCGCAGACACACCGGCCACCCGTGCCCGCCGCCCGCCCCCAGCGGTATCTCGGGGGCCTCGGGGGCGCCCGGGCCCACGTACTCCTTCCCCATCACGGTGCTGCTGGGCGATGCCATCTCCTGGACAGCCAGGAGCGGCGCCCACTGTGCCTGCCGCCCTGACGCTTGCCCTCACCATCCTGTGGTAGGTCCACCCAGAGCAGGAGAAGCCTGAGCTGACGCCCTTGGTGGAGCTGGAGGAGCTGTCCGGGAGTGAGCTCACGGTCTTCATCACACCCCCCGAGGAGCCTCCAGCGCCAGAGGGCGGCGAACCCCCCCCACAGTACTGGTGAGAGCCTCTTGCTCCCCTGCGGCTGCCCTTGCCTTGGTGGTCCCTGCTATTGCCTCTTTCTGCCCCCGCAGCTACGACGGGTTCCCAGAGCTGCGGCCTGAGCTGTTCGAGTCCCCGAGGGAGCAGCCCGGGGCGCTTCCCGTGCCCGGCCCAGCCCGTAGCGCGCCCAGCAGCCCTGCCCCTCGCCGGACCAAACAGGTGATCGGGACGTGGGCCCCGCACAGGCACCTGACTTGGGCCGTTTTTTCAGCTGTGAGGCAGACCTGAGGGTGGCTACGCCGTTATTAGCAGGTTTCAGTGAGCCTGGCCCGTAAAACGTTAGCTGCTGGCACTGCTGTCGTTGCCCCCACTTTCATCTTCCAAGCTCTGGAAGCTGGGGCCCCGTCCACGCTTGAGAGCTGGGCATCTCTGCCTGGGGCCTCGGGACCAAACCCTGGGTGCAGCGTCCATCCTGCCCCCTCGGAGCCCAGGCCCTGCCTCGGGGAGGgggctgcctctcccccaccGTTCTGAGACATGCCGTGGCCTGGCACGGTCCTTACCCAGGTGTGCCCTGCCCCATCCAGGAGATGAAGGTGGCCCAGCGGACAGCACAGAAGTCAGCAGCCGTGCCGGAGCTGTGGGCCCGGTGCCTGCTGGGACACTGCTACGGACTGTGGTTCCTGTGTCTGCCAGCCTATGTGCGCTCGGCGCCCTCCCGCGTACAGGCCCTGCACACGGCCTACCATGTGCTGCGCCAGATGGAGAGCCGCAAGGTGGTGCTGCCTGATGAGGTGGGGGGCCTGTGCGGCtgcgggtggggagggaggctgccAGGGCGCTGGGGTAGGGGGAGCGGGCCCAGTGAGGTCTGTGGGGACCGAGGGAGGCGGAGACCTGGGAGCTGGGTGGGTGGGCGGTGGCAGGGGAGGCTGCGAccccaggggctgggtggggggagaagggggtgctgagcccagggtgggggcaggggagtgggccCCTCACCGCACTGTGTCCTGGCACAGGTGTGTTACCGGGTGCTGATGCAGCTGTGCTCCCATTACGGACAGCCTGTGCTGTCCGTGCGAGTCATGCTGGAGATGAGGCGGGCGGGTGTCGTGCCCAACACCATCACCTACGGCTACTACAACAAGGTTCGGGGTCTGCTTGGGGCGGGACAGTTGGCAGTGCCAGGTGTGGTATGGGGAGGGTGCTGCTCCCTgacgcccccccgccccctccccacacccgcCCTGTGACCACTGTCAGCCCCTGTACTGGGTGCGTCCCTTCCTGCGGGCGGCTCCCTCACTTGCCTGGGCCCCGATGAGGAGCGCGGCCCCCTCCCCACGGTAGTCCTGATGTGAGCCAGCGGTCCTGGCACCTCACACATCTGCTCTCTTTTCTGCAGGCCGCCCCTCCGCCCCCCGCATcttttggggggtggtgaggtTGCAGAGAGCGGCTGGCTTGTCCGGGGTTCCACAGGGAGGAAATGAGGGAGTCAGGGCATGGAACACAGGCAGAGCAACGTTTTCTGCGTTCGGGTCCTTAACCACAATACTGAACTGGTTTTTACGTGATGAAACTCATCGATGACCAGAAAAGTGAAAAGATTTTTCCAAAGCCACGTGCTTCCTAAGTAGCAGAGTCTGGATACAAAGTATCCACACAGCTTCTGGTTTCCTCTAGATCTCGCCCAGGTGGCCGCTGCCACCTGCCTCGTGTGGGCTTGCTCCTGGCCGAGCCATCGGCAGGATGTTTGCAGGGGAAGGTGGCCCCTGGGTGCCTGGCATCCCTGGAGCAGGCAGCGGCCACCCGGCTGCGGTCAGGGCGTGAAGTGGGCCATCTTGATGGGCACTGTGCTTGGCAGGCCGTGCTGGAAAGCAAGTGGCTGTCGGGTACACCGGGTGGGCGCCTGCGCTGGGCCAAGCTCCGGAACGTTGTCCTGGGGGCTGCTCAGTTCCGCCAGCCCTTGAGAGaacggcggcggcggcagcaggagcaggagcaggaggcggCCGCACAAGAGGCTGGCAGCGGCCGGACAGGTGGGTACGGgactgggctgggggcagagcaGCCAGGCTCCGGCAGGGAGAGGTGCAGAGAGCCGGGGCTGAGCCTGTGGTTGGCATCGGGGGTCCTGGGGACAGGGACACTGCGATTGGCTGGTAACCAACGAAGGAGAGGATGTTCTGCCTGGGGGGAGCCCTCTAACCCCAGACCCACGCAAGGAGCCCTGTTTTGGGATAGGGGCTGGGCTGTCTTCTACCTGGCTGTCTTCAGCCGCGTCCTGGTCTTTCGCAGTGCCCGGCCTGGAACggccctcccccacccgcccACTTCAGCGCCAGACCACCTGGGCCGGTCGAAGTTTCCGGGACCTGGCTTCCCCCGCGGGGCGCCTGGTGAAAAGCGGCAGTCTAGGCAGTGCCCGCGGGGCGCAGCCCACCGTGGAGGCCGGCGTGGCCCACAGTGAGTGGCTGCTGGAGCCATCCCCCCAGCTGACTTCCCTTACCgcggggcagggagagagggggagagcagagcCAGGCTGTGAGGTGATGGGGGGTGCTGCGGAAGCTGGGGGTCCTTGTCCGGGTTGCTGTCTTTTCTGCGGGCAGGGGCTGTGCTTCCCTGGCTCCCGGATGATGGGCGAGGCTCTGTCTTCTCTGGCTCGTGTCTGCCCTGCAGTGATAGAGGCCTTGGGGGTGCTGGAGCCCCGGGGTTCCCCTGTTCCCTGGCGCGATGGGAGCCTCTCGGACCTGAGCCTGACTGGTGAGGAACCGGCCCCTGGAGGCAGCCCAGAGGACTCGGGCTCAGCTCTGGGTGCCCAGTCAGCGGAAGCCCTGGAGGGGCCGAGCGGGCGGGCGCCCAAGGCTGGCGGGAATCAGGAGGAGGCCAGCACCCCGCGACGAGGGCTGGGCGCCCGCCTACAGCAACTGCTCACTCCTTCCCGCCGCTCCCCTGCCTCTCGCACTGCGCCCCCTGAGCTGCCCCCTGAGCTGCCGCCTCCGGCCCGCCGCAGCCCGATGGACAGTCTCCTGCGCCCCCGGGAGCGGCCTGGATCCACCGCGTCCGAGGTAGCCTGCgaggggcagggccagaggtCTGGAGACAGAGCCCAGAAGGGGGGGGCAGTGCCCGCTGAgtgcccctctcctgctgtgGCAGAGCTCCGCCTCTCTGGACAGCGAGTgggacctctctgagccttccaTCAGCAGCCTGGGCCTGCGCCGGTCCTCAGAGCGCCTCAGCGACACCCCTGGGTCCTCGCAGCCGCCTTCCCTGGAAGTGAGGAGAGCCCCTTCTGCACAGATGGGCCCCACACCCACGTGCAGGCTCCCCCCACGTTCCCTCTGGcgaggcagaggctggggcaggtggACAGAGCCTGGGCTCCTGAGCCTGGGGCGGGGGCTCTTCTCGCCCGCAGATCCTGCTTTCCAGCTGCTCCTTGTGCCGTGCCTGTGACTCGCTGGTGTACGATGAGGAGATCATGGCTGGCTGGGCGCCCGATGACTCCAACCTCAACACAGTGTGCCCCTTCTGTGCCTGCCCCTTTGTGCCCCTGCTCAGCGTCCAAACCCTTGACTCCCGACCCAGGTGCCCAAAGGAGGGAAAGTATTATGGGCGGGACTTGGAGGCAGGAGTTCTGGGGCTGACCCCCGTTATCCCCTGCAGTGCCCCCAGCCCCAAGCCTGTCCCTGCTGGTGCCAGTAGCAGCAAAGATGCTCCTGTCCCTGGGGGCCCAGGCCCCGTGCTCAGTGACCGCAGGCTCTGCCTTGCCCTGGATGAGCCCCAGCTGTGCAACGGGCACACAGGGGTAAGGGCTGGGCCAGAGGAGAATGGTGGGGGTCCGTGTGTGTTGCCCGGCGGTGGTGGGGTGCGATGGGCATCGAGGTATGGGGCATCTTGGGAGCTGCGGCCTGTGGTGGTTCGGTGGGAAGCAGGGTTCTGGGGATGGGACCGTCCTCCCTCTTTATGCCCAACAGGCTGCCTCCCGGCGGGtcgatgggggtgcctgggcgtACCTGAGTCCCCTGGTGCTTCGTAAGGAACTGGAGTCGCTGGTGGAAAATGAGGGCAGTGAGGTGCTGGCCTTGCCTGAGCTGCCTGCTGCCCATCCCATTATCTTCTGGAACCTTCTGTGGTATTTCCAGCGGCTGCGTCTGCCCAGTATTCTGCCATGCCTGGTGCTGGCCTCCTGTGATGGCCCCCCACCTTTGCAGGTCAGTGCCCTCCCGTGGCCCCTGCTGGTGCTTGCTGGGTGTTACGCACCTCTCCTCTGGGTCTGTCCCTCGGGCCCTGCAGAGCGAGTCACAGGCCTGGGCTGACCCCTCGGAGAAACCGAGCCTCCGTTTTCTCATTTGTAGAACAGCCTAAGTGCCCAGGCTCATTCGATGCCCGTGTAGTGCCTGGTTCCTACCCAGTGACTCCCTGACGGTGGTGTCATTCCGCCAACATTCACCTTTCAGGCTCTGGGAAGCTTTTAGGGACAAGGGATGCAGCAGCTCCAGGACCAAGTGTGTGCCTTGGAGAGCTCACACTCCCCTGGGGGCCCGAgggctcctctccctcttccttttggcTCTAGCCTGCAGCGTCCCTTTGCGTCCTGGAGCTCCGCCACCGCTCTGTTTCCAGCCCTCTGCCAGCCGGCCCCTGAACCTGCCCCCTGTCTCGGCCCCTGCAGGCCCCACCTCCCTGGCTGACGCCTGACCCAGCGGCTGTGCAGGTGCGGCTGCTGTGGGACGTCCTGACCCCCGATCCCAGCAGCTGCCCACCTCTCTACGTGCTCTGGAGGGTCCACAGTGAGTCTGGTGTCCGGCCTAGGCTGGGAAAGGGTGGGTGATGCCCGCAGGACGCAGTGATCTGGCTGCTTCCCTTTCACCCAGGCCAGATCCCGCAGCGGGTGGTATGGCCCGGCCCTATCCCTGCAGCCCTTGGCCTGGAGCTGCTGGAGGCCGTGTTGCGCCACGTGGGTCTCAATGAGGTGCATAAGGCTGTGGGGCTCCTGCTGGAGACTTTAGGACCGCCTCCCAGTGGTCTGCACTTGCAGAGGTACGGTGCTCCCATCTGGGAGGTCCCTGGCCTGTCCCCGGCTCCATACCCCCTTTCTCTTACTCGTACCCTCTGCCTCCACTCCAGGGGCATCTACCGTGAGATCTTATTCCTGACAATGGCTGCTCTGGGCAAGGACCATGTGGACATCGGtgagagagcaggcagggggctggggaatTTAAAAGTATCTGGGGCCCAGTGTTGGGAGGTTAGAATTGTAATCCGTTGCCCTGCTTCCACTCTCTTTCCTAGGGGCCTTTGACAAGAAGTATAAGTCCGCCTTTAACAAGCTGGCCAGCAGCATGGGCAAGGAGGAGCTGAGGCAGCGACGGGCACAGATGCCCACCCCAAAGGCCATTGATTGTCGCAAGTGTTTTGGAGCACCTCTGGAATGCTAAGGACCCTTAAGCTCTCCTCtccagcctggggtggggaggtgagggagaacGGATTCTAGAGATACCCTGCTTTCCTACTCCTTTTGTAGAGGAGTTGGGACCGGGCTGGGAAGCAGGCCCAGCCGTAGGCTCCGAATGTGGGCAGCAAGAAGAGGGACCCACTGATAGCAAAAGTCATAGTCCCCCTATCTCCAGCCTGCCCAGTATGCTCATGCTGATGTATGAGGCCTGGCGGGAGTTGGCACAGCTCTGTTTCTCCCCAGGTTATACCGGGAACTCTCCTCCAGGGTACCCACCGATCTGCACTGCCCTGGTCATtgtctaagtttttgttttaaaaaacaactggAAAGGTACAGAGCTACTGAGCCTTTGCCCTGAATGAGAGGGAGGGATGTCATTCTCCGCTAATGATGGTCCTTCCTCCTTGGAACTGCAGAAGTAGCCCAAAGCTCTCCGTCAGATCTTCCCACCTTAGTGTTTGcgttttcagttatttattctgGAACCACCGCTCCTTGCTTATGAGGTTCCTAGGGATGATGAAAAAGAAGGGAAGCGGTGCACCATGGTTCAGTGGTTCAT from Lutra lutra chromosome 15, mLutLut1.2, whole genome shotgun sequence includes these protein-coding regions:
- the DENND4B gene encoding DENN domain-containing protein 4B isoform X2, whose translation is MAADAVSEGGAMAEERPPRLVDYFVVAGLAGNGAPIPEETCVPESSGPLRAPRPADPITDVAVIARALGEEVPQGYTCIQASAGGHPLELSAGLLGGTQPVICYRRGRDKPPLVELGVLYEGKERPKPGFQVLDTTPYSHSANLAPPGPGHPRTYLTCRRAAEGAGLHALGITDLCLVLPSRGEGTPHTYCRLARSLNPGMWGPAVYLCYKVGLAKANTLVYEAELLGRYPEEDNEAFPLPESVPVFCLPMGATVECWPAQTKYPVPVFSTFVLTGAAGDKVYGAALQFYEAFPRARLSERQARALGLLSAVERGRPLGGRAVRSRRAIAVLSRWPAFPAFRAFLTFLYRYSVSGPHRLPLEAHISHFIHNVPFPSPQRPRILVQMSPYDNLRLCQPVSSPLPLSGASFLQLLQSLGPELAITLLLAVLTEHKLLVHSLRPDLLTSVCEALVSMTFPLHWQCPYIPLCPLVLADVLSAPVPFIVGIHSSYFDLHDPPADVICVDLDTNTLFQTEEKKPLSPRTLPRKPYKVLLATLTSLYQQLDQTYTGPEEEASLEFLLTDYEAVCGRRARLEREVQGAFLRFMACLLKGYRDFLRPLTQAPSEGARDVDNLFFLQGFLRSRERSSHKLYCQLLRTQMFSQFIEECSFGSARHAALEFFDSCVDKVHPEQEKPELTPLVELEELSGSELTVFITPPEEPPAPEGGEPPPQYCYDGFPELRPELFESPREQPGALPVPGPARSAPSSPAPRRTKQEMKVAQRTAQKSAAVPELWARCLLGHCYGLWFLCLPAYVRSAPSRVQALHTAYHVLRQMESRKVCYRVLMQLCSHYGQPVLSVRVMLEMRRAGVVPNTITYGYYNKAVLESKWLSGTPGGRLRWAKLRNVVLGAAQFRQPLRERRRRQQEQEQEAAAQEAGSGRTVPGLERPSPTRPLQRQTTWAGRSFRDLASPAGRLVKSGSLGSARGAQPTVEAGVAHMIEALGVLEPRGSPVPWRDGSLSDLSLTGEEPAPGGSPEDSGSALGAQSAEALEGPSGRAPKAGGNQEEASTPRRGLGARLQQLLTPSRRSPASRTAPPELPPELPPPARRSPMDSLLRPRERPGSTASESSASLDSEWDLSEPSISSLGLRRSSERLSDTPGSSQPPSLEILLSSCSLCRACDSLVYDEEIMAGWAPDDSNLNTVCPFCACPFVPLLSVQTLDSRPSAPSPKPVPAGASSSKDAPVPGGPGPVLSDRRLCLALDEPQLCNGHTGAASRRVDGGAWAYLSPLVLRKELESLVENEGSEVLALPELPAAHPIIFWNLLWYFQRLRLPSILPCLVLASCDGPPPLQAPPPWLTPDPAAVQVRLLWDVLTPDPSSCPPLYVLWRVHSQIPQRVVWPGPIPAALGLELLEAVLRHVGLNEVHKAVGLLLETLGPPPSGLHLQRGIYREILFLTMAALGKDHVDIGAFDKKYKSAFNKLASSMGKEELRQRRAQMPTPKAIDCRKCFGAPLEC
- the DENND4B gene encoding DENN domain-containing protein 4B isoform X1, which codes for MAADAVSEGGAMAEERPPRLVDYFVVAGLAGNGAPIPEETCVPESSGPLRAPRPADPITDVAVIARALGEEVPQGYTCIQASAGGHPLELSAGLLGGTQPVICYRRGRDKPPLVELGVLYEGKERPKPGFQVLDTTPYSHSANLAPPGPGHPRTYLTCRRAAEGAGLHALGITDLCLVLPSRGEGTPHTYCRLARSLNPGMWGPAVYLCYKVGLAKANTLVYEAELLGRYPEEDNEAFPLPESVPVFCLPMGATVECWPAQTKYPVPVFSTFVLTGAAGDKVYGAALQFYEAFPRARLSERQARALGLLSAVERGRPLGGRAVRSRRAIAVLSRWPAFPAFRAFLTFLYRYSVSGPHRLPLEAHISHFIHNVPFPSPQRPRILVQMSPYDNLRLCQPVSSPLPLSGASFLQLLQSLGPELAITLLLAVLTEHKLLVHSLRPDLLTSVCEALVSMTFPLHWQCPYIPLCPLVLADVLSAPVPFIVGIHSSYFDLHDPPADVICVDLDTNTLFQTEEKKPLSPRTLPRKPYKVLLATLTSLYQQLDQTYTGPEEEASLEFLLTDYEAVCGRRARLEREVQGAFLRFMACLLKGYRDFLRPLTQAPSEGARDVDNLFFLQGFLRSRERSSHKLYCQLLRTQMFSQFIEECSFGSARHAALEFFDSCVDKVHPEQEKPELTPLVELEELSGSELTVFITPPEEPPAPEGGEPPPQYCYDGFPELRPELFESPREQPGALPVPGPARSAPSSPAPRRTKQEMKVAQRTAQKSAAVPELWARCLLGHCYGLWFLCLPAYVRSAPSRVQALHTAYHVLRQMESRKVVLPDEVCYRVLMQLCSHYGQPVLSVRVMLEMRRAGVVPNTITYGYYNKAVLESKWLSGTPGGRLRWAKLRNVVLGAAQFRQPLRERRRRQQEQEQEAAAQEAGSGRTVPGLERPSPTRPLQRQTTWAGRSFRDLASPAGRLVKSGSLGSARGAQPTVEAGVAHMIEALGVLEPRGSPVPWRDGSLSDLSLTGEEPAPGGSPEDSGSALGAQSAEALEGPSGRAPKAGGNQEEASTPRRGLGARLQQLLTPSRRSPASRTAPPELPPELPPPARRSPMDSLLRPRERPGSTASESSASLDSEWDLSEPSISSLGLRRSSERLSDTPGSSQPPSLEILLSSCSLCRACDSLVYDEEIMAGWAPDDSNLNTVCPFCACPFVPLLSVQTLDSRPSAPSPKPVPAGASSSKDAPVPGGPGPVLSDRRLCLALDEPQLCNGHTGAASRRVDGGAWAYLSPLVLRKELESLVENEGSEVLALPELPAAHPIIFWNLLWYFQRLRLPSILPCLVLASCDGPPPLQAPPPWLTPDPAAVQVRLLWDVLTPDPSSCPPLYVLWRVHSQIPQRVVWPGPIPAALGLELLEAVLRHVGLNEVHKAVGLLLETLGPPPSGLHLQRGIYREILFLTMAALGKDHVDIGAFDKKYKSAFNKLASSMGKEELRQRRAQMPTPKAIDCRKCFGAPLEC